In Sphingobacterium sp. R2, the genomic stretch TTTACTGAATGCCGGGGCGTTGAAGATTATTGCTCGCCAATTTGAAGATCCGACAATTGGATGTGTCTCGGGTGAAAAAAGAGTGGCTTTTGATAATGATGATACTGTTTCATCAAAAGGGGAGGGAGCTTATTGGAAATATGAATCGCTGCTGAAAAAGTTAGACTTTGAGTTCTATTCTGCTGTAGGAGCTGCAGGAGAATTATTTGCAGTGCGAACAGAATTATTCACTTCGATGGAAGAAGATACCTTGTTGGATGATTTTATGCTATCAATGCGTATTGCACAACAAGGCCATCGGATTGCCTACACATCCAATGCCTATGCTGTCGAGTACGGGTCGCTAAACATGGAAGAAGAAGGTAAGCGGAAAAGACGTATTGCTGCAGGTGGATGGCAGTCTATAGGAAGGTTACTTCCGTTATTAAATGTGTTTAAGTTTGGGAAGCTGAGTTTTCAGTATATTTCACATCGTGTGCTGCGATGGTCTGTCACACCTTTTGCCCTTTTTGCTCTCTTTCCCTTGTCGGCCATTCTTGGATATCGAAATTCATCATCATTCAATGTGTTTTACGTCATTTTTGCGCTTCAGTGTCTCTGTTATCTTTGTGCGGCTTTGGGATATGCGCGGCGAAATAATCCCAATAGTTCGAAATTATTTTATATCCCGTACTACTTTTTGTTTATGAACATCAATGTGATGCGTGGAATTTACTATTTATTTAGCAGGCGCTTTGTTGGCGGGTGGGAGAAATCTCAAAGAAAATAAACCTATGAATGTTATGGAGAAAAAAATATTACATGATTTAAAGTTCTTGGAGAAGATACTGAATATAACTTGCGATACATTATTGTTAATCAATCGTGATAACATTTGCGTGGATGCAATAATGAAAACAAATAATCCAATTCTAAATCCTGACGTCGATGTGATTGGCAAGAATATTTTGTCCCTTTTGCCCCAACCGACATCGAGGCTCATTGAACAGGAATTTGCATTTTGTCGTCAGACAGGGGAAACCTCCAATCTAAATTACGATCTTCCAACAGATGAACAGATGTATTATTTCAAATTTCTGATTCACAAATTTGATGACGAACATTTAATTTGCCAGTATCGGGATATTACTCAAAGAAGTAATATGAAATACCGTCTTAAATCGGCTCTTACCGCACAGCTTGAAGTGGGAAAGGTCGCCATGATTGGCCATTGGACCTATGATCTGCAGCGTCAAGAATTAATACACAATGGTTATTCTAATTTACACAAAAGAAATCTGGAAGCACCTGAGAAGATCACTTTGGCACAGTTACTGAATTATGTCCATCCAGATGACAGAAAAGGAATGGAGACATTTCTACATAATGATTCCATAGAGAATAGTACATTTGAATACCGTATAAAGCAATCTGGTGTTGCCATCACCTATGTGCGGGCGACAAAATATGCCAAACGCCTTGAAAACAATGTATGTATAATAGAAGGTTTTTCGCAAAATGTAAGTGATTTCATTAAAAATAGAAATGAACTTGAAATGGTGCTTGCGGTAGTTGATAATGCACCGTATAGTATTTTTGCATGTCATAAAAATGGTAATATGGCTTTTGCAAATAAAGCATGCCGGAAGCAAAATGGTCTGAATGAACAGGAAGATATAACTGACTTAAAGATCTTTGAATGTCTGCGTGAGTTCACCACACAAGAAGCTTGGGATTTATCGGTGCAAAAAATCATTTCTGCTTCGGGTTATTATCAATACCGCTGTGATACGCTGTATCCAGAATTGGATATTATCGGTTCTGAATGCAGTTCGCTGATGATCAAAAATGGCAATGGTGAGGATATTGTCTGGACCATCAAGCGCGATATCTCTGATCAGCTACGTTATGAAGAGCAACTCTTGCGCTCAAAGGAAGCAGCAGAGGAATCCGAACGATTAAAGTCTGCCTTTATCTCCAATATGAATCATGAAATCCGTACTCCGCTTAGTGCCATTATGGGTTTTGGAAGTATTATTGCAGATACGCCAGATCCTGAATTGCGAAAGGAATATGGTGAGCTCCTCAACGCTAATAGTAGCCAGTTGCTGCGGTTGATAACCGACGTTCTTGAAATGTCACAAATGGATGCAGGTAGCGTTAGGCTAAAGAATTCGGATGTGTCTCTTAAGGGAATATTAAATGAATTATCAATGAGTTTCCTGCCCAATGATGAGCAGCCAGCGATAATTTTTGACATTCCAGAAAGGGAGGTTGTGGCGAGACTGGATCGTGGTCGGGTCATTCAGGTTCTGGTCAATCTTATTAATAACAGCTTAAAATTTACACCGCCAGAAGGTGCTGTGCATGTTGGTTACACTCTAAACGATGATCATATAGTGTTTTATGTAAAGGATAATGGTATAGGCATAGCCAAGGAAAATCATGCATTGATCTTCAATCGGTTTTATAAGATTAACTCATTGGATAAGGGTACAGGGTTAGGTTTGGCGATTTGTAAGGGTATCGTTGAGCAGATGAATGGGCAATTAAGTGTCGAGTCGGAGCTTGGAGAGGGAGCAACTTTTAGCATAAGATTTCCCCTAATTGAACAGGTTTAAATAATATTTTATGGCGCAAGAGTTTGAATTTAGACCGTTTAGTATAACCGGCGCGTTAGTTAGATTTGTAGTTGTTATCGTAGCGCTGCTTACCTCATTGTCTTTTTTAGCGTTGTTTATCTCGCCACAGACCACTGTTTTTTTTCAATGGCTTGGTGTGTTATTGCCAGCGCTTGTCTTTAGTAATTTGCTTTTCCTTATTATTGGCCTTTACAGGCGCAGTTGGTATAGTATTTGTCCGTTAATAGCAATATTGGCTAACTTTCATTATTTCGCAAAGATAATTCAAGTAAACTCGACTGAACAGAATGAAACGGCAGACATACGCTTAGCGTCGTATAATGTCCGTGAATTCAAAATGATTTATAATTTATCTTCCATGGAACAGATTGCTTCCTATATTGAATCACAGCAAGTAAATACGTTATGTTTACAAGAGGTGCCGGCCGACTGTTCGGTGTCGAAATTGAAGGAGGTATTTGGCCAGTTTCCATATCTAATAAT encodes the following:
- a CDS encoding glycosyltransferase family 2 protein codes for the protein MSLNIFFWSALFLVLYTYIGYAIVIYTLARVFPYPIKERAQNSDRHELPPLTLFITAYNESEIIPDKMLNCLALDYPKDKLNILWVIDGSTDDSRELLAKYPMVKIIGSAHRKGKTAAVNHGMEYVKTPIVVFSDANCLLNAGALKIIARQFEDPTIGCVSGEKRVAFDNDDTVSSKGEGAYWKYESLLKKLDFEFYSAVGAAGELFAVRTELFTSMEEDTLLDDFMLSMRIAQQGHRIAYTSNAYAVEYGSLNMEEEGKRKRRIAAGGWQSIGRLLPLLNVFKFGKLSFQYISHRVLRWSVTPFALFALFPLSAILGYRNSSSFNVFYVIFALQCLCYLCAALGYARRNNPNSSKLFYIPYYFLFMNINVMRGIYYLFSRRFVGGWEKSQRK
- a CDS encoding ATP-binding protein, with the protein product MEKKILHDLKFLEKILNITCDTLLLINRDNICVDAIMKTNNPILNPDVDVIGKNILSLLPQPTSRLIEQEFAFCRQTGETSNLNYDLPTDEQMYYFKFLIHKFDDEHLICQYRDITQRSNMKYRLKSALTAQLEVGKVAMIGHWTYDLQRQELIHNGYSNLHKRNLEAPEKITLAQLLNYVHPDDRKGMETFLHNDSIENSTFEYRIKQSGVAITYVRATKYAKRLENNVCIIEGFSQNVSDFIKNRNELEMVLAVVDNAPYSIFACHKNGNMAFANKACRKQNGLNEQEDITDLKIFECLREFTTQEAWDLSVQKIISASGYYQYRCDTLYPELDIIGSECSSLMIKNGNGEDIVWTIKRDISDQLRYEEQLLRSKEAAEESERLKSAFISNMNHEIRTPLSAIMGFGSIIADTPDPELRKEYGELLNANSSQLLRLITDVLEMSQMDAGSVRLKNSDVSLKGILNELSMSFLPNDEQPAIIFDIPEREVVARLDRGRVIQVLVNLINNSLKFTPPEGAVHVGYTLNDDHIVFYVKDNGIGIAKENHALIFNRFYKINSLDKGTGLGLAICKGIVEQMNGQLSVESELGEGATFSIRFPLIEQV